A DNA window from Impatiens glandulifera chromosome 7, dImpGla2.1, whole genome shotgun sequence contains the following coding sequences:
- the LOC124910573 gene encoding uncharacterized protein LOC124910573 — protein sequence MAGSKDTNHHVIVEIPVDEEHQQKLKTALVTISAIENHPLAEISRSPGHLLLLKLWQREEDLFGRRISIKESRIESIRGEIFQLCCFFFIFHALFLSILFSTSIDIVGTSSICRRWWLPAMVSVCVSMVMVVLVQVKLCWYWNVCGKLNREKDDNRALNRCIQELRMKGASFDLSKEPQVGKKMKSSSVEIKWKPVSWFSQYLITICLVCFAGLIFPVSKFMLCF from the coding sequence atgGCTGGTTCTAAAGATACAAATCACCATGTAATAGTCGAAATTCCAGTCGACGAAGAACATCAACAGAAGCTAAAAACAGCCCTCGTTACAATATCCGCCATAGAAAACCATCCTCTAGCAGAAATCTCCCGTAGCCccggtcatcttcttctcttaAAGCTATGGCAAAGAGAAGAAGATCTATTCGGCCGACGAATCTCCATTAAAGAATCCCGAATTGAATCAATTCGTGGAGAAATTTTCCAACTTTGCtgtttctttttcattttccaTGCTTTATTTCTCTCAATTCTGTTTTCCACCTCGATTGACATTGTGGGTACTTCGTCGATCTGCCGGAGATGGTGGTTGCCGGCGATGGTATCGGTTTGTGTTTCGATGGTAATGGTGGTGTTGGTACAGGTTAAGCTTTGTTGGTATTGGAATGTTTGTGGGAAATTGAATCGGGAGAAAGATGATAACAGGGCTTTGAATAGATGTATTCAAGAATTGAGAATGAAAGGGGCGAGTTTTGATTTGTCAAAGGAACCGCAAGTtgggaagaagatgaagagttcGAGTGTTGAGATTAAATGGAAACCGGTTTCTTGGTTTAGTCAGTATTTGATTACGATTTGTCTTGTTTGTTTTGCAGGTTTGATCTTCCCTGTTTCAAAATTCATGCTCTGTTTTTGA